Proteins encoded together in one Temnothorax longispinosus isolate EJ_2023e chromosome 5, Tlon_JGU_v1, whole genome shotgun sequence window:
- the LOC139813743 gene encoding urea transporter 1 isoform X1, with protein MVGVLCAVIKNVTLPYDFNIICRYAMSAKEVPIAELQQKKVWVPFVGDFAILKEFFAHKRRRVWHAVQLFDAFLRGFGQTVFANNPLSGLLIIVTLAVVTPGTLMLSAATAGLGLLLSVLIREPDAIVENGLSVYNPLLVGAVSYSLIPQIYGGFDSFSFLLLLLATILSVYLSRSLRSDKFSCTTWPFNLVEFTLIFALSTQNGADMVAKSVEPMFEMHNATSETMTTDGAGFYEQNATGVYLDWGMVVRGSVVSASQLYGVDNVVLGSIMYLAMLIYSPLATVFSYFGALCGTFAGLELGADRHKAYSGMWGYNSLLTGAALGGNLLVLNGQTAFSAILAIIYTPLLQYAIESIFVKTQLPVLTLPFVIATSLFLKLSDGKEDPTFPWPVSITFPEKERYRYLARRTAFREEDPAEELELVTRNERRPIPSDN; from the exons ATGGTGGGGGTGCTCTGTGCAGTAATTAAGAACGTCACTTTGCCGtacgattttaatattatttgtcgaTACGCGATGTCTGCGAAAGAGGTACCGATAGCAGAATTGCAACAA AAAAAAGTATGGGTACCTTTCGTTGGCGACTTTGCGATTTTGAAGGAATTTTTCGCGCACAAGAGGCGGCGAGTTTGGCACGCAGTGCAATTATTTGACGCTTTTCTGCGAGGATTTGGACAG ACCGTTTTTGCGAATAATCCTCTCAGCGGGCTGCTGATAATAGTTACCTTGGCTGTGGTAACGCCAGGTACATTGATGTTGTCTGCGGCTACCGCTGGCCTTGGCCTCTTACTGTCCGTg CTCATACGAGAACCCGATGCTATTGTAGAAAACGGATTAAGCGTCTACAATCCTCTACTGGTCGGAGCCGTATCGTACAGTCTGATACCGCAAATTTACGGAGGCTTCGACTCCTTCAGCTTCCTACTCCTGCTCCTGGCGACGATACTCAG CGTTTATCTCTCACGGTCCCTGAGAAGCGATAAATTCTCATGCACAACGTGGCCATTTAACTTGGTGGAATTCACATTGATTTTCGCTCTCTCAACGCAGAATGGGGCGGATATGGTAGCCAAATCTGTGGAACCAATGTTTGaaatg CACAATGCAACAAGTGAGACGATGACAACGGACGGCGCCGGTTTCTACGAGCAGAATGCGACCGGCGTTTACCTCGACTGGGGAATG GTTGTACGAGGCAGCGTTGTCTCTGCGTCACAGCTGTACGGAGTTGATAATGTGGTCCTTGGGTCTATCATGTATCTGGCAATGTTAATATACTCGCCTCTAGCGACCGTGTTTTCGTATTTCGGCGCTCTCTGCGGAACATTCGcag GTTTGGAGCTCGGAGCGGACAGGCACAAAGCTTACAGCGGGATGTGGGGATACAACAGTCTGTTGACCGGGGCTGCTTTGGGAGGGAATCTGTTAGTGCTGAATGGTCAAACGGCCTTCTCCGCTATCTTGGCGATTATTTACACTCCACTCCTGCAGTACGCCATAGAATCGATATTTGTAAAA acGCAGTTACCGGTGCTGACGCTACCGTTCGTGATAGCGACTTCGTTGTTTCTAAAATTAAGTGACGGCAAGGAGGATCCGACATTTCCATGGCCCGTATCGATCACCTTCCCCGAGAAAGAGCGTTATCGTTATCTCGCCCGTCGTACGGCATTTCGAGAG GAAGATCCTGCGGAAGAACTTGAGCTCGTCACCCGGAATGAAAGGAGGCCAATCCCATCGGATAATTAA
- the LOC139813744 gene encoding uncharacterized protein, with the protein MTVTVTPSTSDVADKAVSTDDGGSGGMEVARLEAVLAALVETKVEAMKASSTLSRRSGSAPASPRRPRLTSTSTASSSLNHHHHHHHHHHHHSQQQQQQQHNKKKGQHHHHHQQQHHRHRRRRHDSAPCGSDYLNNVTDHPQHKLSNGRGRRRVSESPRSPRKKRRHSRSPNILQGVVQDVHAGLDSRFELLGIDGDQDVALINFERAKEVLGDSCEYPRLHRSACYFSQSAAQLKIHYDDDDYVALNVADELEEEETLSGPEKVESQGRYHRPRRKRKRKRRKIDPVGPDEELVDPEELPPRARWTIVATACLLLAMSLLLVGVTLRMAPIIDDMVRKENEELLNSLNRDISVPENVTAPP; encoded by the exons ATGACGGTGACGGTGACGCCGTCGACTTCCGACGTCGCCGACAAGGCGGTGTCGACGGAcgacggcggcagcggcggcatGGAAGTGGCGCGTCTCGAGGCCGTTCTCGCCGCCCTGGTGGAGACGAAGGTAGAGGCGATGAAGGCGTCGTCGACGCTCAGCCGACGTTCCGGCAGCGCGCCCGCCAGTCCACGCCGACCTAGATTGACCTCGACCTCGACGGCCTCCTCCTCATTGAACCATCACCATCATCATCACCACCATCACCATCATCATtcgcaacagcagcagcagcagcagcacaACAAGAAGAAGGGTcagcatcatcatcatcatcagcaGCAGCACCATCGCCATCGTCGCAGACGTCACGATTCCGCGCCCTGCGGAAGTGATTACCTCAACAACGTGACGGATCATCCTCAGCACAAGTTGTCTAACG GAAGGGGCCGGAGAAGGGTCTCTGAAAGTCCTCGAAGCCCTCGAAAGAAGCGCAGGCATTCGAGGAGCCCAAATATTCTCCAAGGCGTCGTCCAAGACGTTCACGCCGGCCTCGATTCGCGCTTCGAGCTGCTCGGCATTGACGGCGATCAAGACGTGGCGCTAATAAATTTCGAAAGGGCTAAAGAAGTCCTCGGCGACTCCTGCGAATATCCGCGGCTGCACCGAAGTGCCTGCTACTTTTCTCAAAGCGCAGCTCAATT aaaaattcattacgacgacgacgactacgTGGCGTTGAACGTAGCCGACGAGCTGGAAGAGGAGGAGACTCTAAGCGGACCGGAGAAGGTGGAGTCTCAGGGAAGGTATCACCGACCACGAAGAAAGCGCAAACGTAAAAGACGCAAAATCGATCCCGTCGGTCCGGACGAGGAACTCGTCGATCCAGAGGAACTCCCGCCTCGTGCACGATGGACGATCGTCGCGACCGCTTGTCTTCTGCTCGCCATGTCGTTGCTCCTGGTCGGTGTTACGCTGCGAATGGCGCCTATAATTGACGACATGG TACGAAAGGAGAACGAGGAGCTGCTGAACTCGCTGAACAGAGATATTTCCGTGCCCGAGAACGTCACGGCGCCTCCCTAA
- the LOC139813743 gene encoding urea transporter 1 isoform X2 translates to MVGVLCAVIKNVTLPYDFNIICRYAMSAKEVPIAELQQKKVWVPFVGDFAILKEFFAHKRRRVWHAVQLFDAFLRGFGQTVFANNPLSGLLIIVTLAVVTPGTLMLSAATAGLGLLLSVLIREPDAIVENGLSVYNPLLVGAVSYSLIPQIYGGFDSFSFLLLLLATILSVYLSRSLRSDKFSCTTWPFNLVEFTLIFALSTQNGADMVAKSVEPMFEMHNATSETMTTDGAGFYEQNATGVYLDWGMVVRGSVVSASQLYGVDNVVLGSIMYLAMLIYSPLATVFSYFGALCGTFAGLELGADRHKAYSGMWGYNSLLTGAALGGNLLVLNGQTAFSAILAIIYTPLLQYAIESIFTQLPVLTLPFVIATSLFLKLSDGKEDPTFPWPVSITFPEKERYRYLARRTAFREEDPAEELELVTRNERRPIPSDN, encoded by the exons ATGGTGGGGGTGCTCTGTGCAGTAATTAAGAACGTCACTTTGCCGtacgattttaatattatttgtcgaTACGCGATGTCTGCGAAAGAGGTACCGATAGCAGAATTGCAACAA AAAAAAGTATGGGTACCTTTCGTTGGCGACTTTGCGATTTTGAAGGAATTTTTCGCGCACAAGAGGCGGCGAGTTTGGCACGCAGTGCAATTATTTGACGCTTTTCTGCGAGGATTTGGACAG ACCGTTTTTGCGAATAATCCTCTCAGCGGGCTGCTGATAATAGTTACCTTGGCTGTGGTAACGCCAGGTACATTGATGTTGTCTGCGGCTACCGCTGGCCTTGGCCTCTTACTGTCCGTg CTCATACGAGAACCCGATGCTATTGTAGAAAACGGATTAAGCGTCTACAATCCTCTACTGGTCGGAGCCGTATCGTACAGTCTGATACCGCAAATTTACGGAGGCTTCGACTCCTTCAGCTTCCTACTCCTGCTCCTGGCGACGATACTCAG CGTTTATCTCTCACGGTCCCTGAGAAGCGATAAATTCTCATGCACAACGTGGCCATTTAACTTGGTGGAATTCACATTGATTTTCGCTCTCTCAACGCAGAATGGGGCGGATATGGTAGCCAAATCTGTGGAACCAATGTTTGaaatg CACAATGCAACAAGTGAGACGATGACAACGGACGGCGCCGGTTTCTACGAGCAGAATGCGACCGGCGTTTACCTCGACTGGGGAATG GTTGTACGAGGCAGCGTTGTCTCTGCGTCACAGCTGTACGGAGTTGATAATGTGGTCCTTGGGTCTATCATGTATCTGGCAATGTTAATATACTCGCCTCTAGCGACCGTGTTTTCGTATTTCGGCGCTCTCTGCGGAACATTCGcag GTTTGGAGCTCGGAGCGGACAGGCACAAAGCTTACAGCGGGATGTGGGGATACAACAGTCTGTTGACCGGGGCTGCTTTGGGAGGGAATCTGTTAGTGCTGAATGGTCAAACGGCCTTCTCCGCTATCTTGGCGATTATTTACACTCCACTCCTGCAGTACGCCATAGAATCGATATTT acGCAGTTACCGGTGCTGACGCTACCGTTCGTGATAGCGACTTCGTTGTTTCTAAAATTAAGTGACGGCAAGGAGGATCCGACATTTCCATGGCCCGTATCGATCACCTTCCCCGAGAAAGAGCGTTATCGTTATCTCGCCCGTCGTACGGCATTTCGAGAG GAAGATCCTGCGGAAGAACTTGAGCTCGTCACCCGGAATGAAAGGAGGCCAATCCCATCGGATAATTAA
- the LOC139813743 gene encoding urea transporter 1 isoform X3 — protein sequence MVGVLCAVIKNVTLPYDFNIICRYAMSAKEVPIAELQQKKVWVPFVGDFAILKEFFAHKRRRVWHAVQLFDAFLRGFGQTVFANNPLSGLLIIVTLAVVTPGTLMLSAATAGLGLLLSVLIREPDAIVENGLSVYNPLLVGAVSYSLIPQIYGGFDSFSFLLLLLATILSVYLSRSLRSDKFSCTTWPFNLVEFTLIFALSTQNGADMVAKSVEPMFEMHNATSETMTTDGAGFYEQNATGVYLDWGMVVRGSVVSASQLYGVDNVVLGSIMYLAMLIYSPLATVFSYFGALCGTFAGLELGADRHKAYSGMWGYNSLLTGAALGGNLLVLNGQTAFSAILAIIYTPLLQRSYRC from the exons ATGGTGGGGGTGCTCTGTGCAGTAATTAAGAACGTCACTTTGCCGtacgattttaatattatttgtcgaTACGCGATGTCTGCGAAAGAGGTACCGATAGCAGAATTGCAACAA AAAAAAGTATGGGTACCTTTCGTTGGCGACTTTGCGATTTTGAAGGAATTTTTCGCGCACAAGAGGCGGCGAGTTTGGCACGCAGTGCAATTATTTGACGCTTTTCTGCGAGGATTTGGACAG ACCGTTTTTGCGAATAATCCTCTCAGCGGGCTGCTGATAATAGTTACCTTGGCTGTGGTAACGCCAGGTACATTGATGTTGTCTGCGGCTACCGCTGGCCTTGGCCTCTTACTGTCCGTg CTCATACGAGAACCCGATGCTATTGTAGAAAACGGATTAAGCGTCTACAATCCTCTACTGGTCGGAGCCGTATCGTACAGTCTGATACCGCAAATTTACGGAGGCTTCGACTCCTTCAGCTTCCTACTCCTGCTCCTGGCGACGATACTCAG CGTTTATCTCTCACGGTCCCTGAGAAGCGATAAATTCTCATGCACAACGTGGCCATTTAACTTGGTGGAATTCACATTGATTTTCGCTCTCTCAACGCAGAATGGGGCGGATATGGTAGCCAAATCTGTGGAACCAATGTTTGaaatg CACAATGCAACAAGTGAGACGATGACAACGGACGGCGCCGGTTTCTACGAGCAGAATGCGACCGGCGTTTACCTCGACTGGGGAATG GTTGTACGAGGCAGCGTTGTCTCTGCGTCACAGCTGTACGGAGTTGATAATGTGGTCCTTGGGTCTATCATGTATCTGGCAATGTTAATATACTCGCCTCTAGCGACCGTGTTTTCGTATTTCGGCGCTCTCTGCGGAACATTCGcag GTTTGGAGCTCGGAGCGGACAGGCACAAAGCTTACAGCGGGATGTGGGGATACAACAGTCTGTTGACCGGGGCTGCTTTGGGAGGGAATCTGTTAGTGCTGAATGGTCAAACGGCCTTCTCCGCTATCTTGGCGATTATTTACACTCCACTCCTGCA acGCAGTTACCGGTGCTGA
- the Mcm6 gene encoding DNA replication licensing factor Mcm6, which yields MDAAPPQAVRAHVRDEVGVKCQKLFQDFLERFKEFEVVKYLEPAKELVSPERCTLEVSFDDTEAFNQTLATTIIEEYYRVYPFLCQAVSNFVKDVGNLQKDKECYVSFTEVPIRHKLRELNTSLLGTLTRISGQVVRTHPVHPELVLGTFICMDCNAYIKNVEQQFKFTNPTICSNPVCSNRRRFLLDVDNSVFVDFQKVRIQETQAELPRGSIPRSVEVILRSEIVEMVQAGDRYDFSGTLIVVPDVGALTLPSAKAEIGPRNRNSEQREGVSGLKALGVRELTYKMAFLACSLTNTSARFGGTDAMEEISQEAMKKRMTEAEWNRIYEMSRDKNLYSNIVSSLFPAIHGNDEIKKGVTLMFFGGVAKTTEEGTSLRGDINVCIVGDPSTAKSQFLKCVADLSPRAVYTSGKASTAAGLTAAVVRDEESSDFVIEAGALMLADHGICCIDEFDKMDPKDQVAIHEAMEQQTISITKAGVRATLNARTSILAAANPIGGRYDRRKSLQQNVQLTAPIMSRFDLFFVVLDECNEIVDNAIAKRIIDLHCDNVNDIQVVYQQDEIIRYMNFAKQFKPILSQEAAELLVENYTALRQRTGSGSGKWRVTVRQLESMIRLSEALAKIECMDEVTVKHVKEAKRLLQKSIITVEQPDVDLEEGVNDANLGMDIDDQPPPLMAAFVADGNNDAPPSTPSNGTPDEPSKKKLTLSFEEYKNLSNMLVLYMRGEESRVESEDDNKGGMRKSELIAWYLDQVQDQLDSEEELLDRKNFIEKIIDRLTYHDQIIIPLTTTSLKSKDRGDEEEEDPLLVVHPNYVMDI from the exons ATGGATGCTGCTCCTCCACAAGCTGTTCGAGCACATGTGCGAGATGAGGTCGGGGTCAAGTGTCAGAAATTGTTTCAGGATTTCCTGGAGAG ATTTAAGGAATTTGAGGTTGTTAAGTATCTAGAGCCAGCTAAAGAGCTTGTCAGTCCAGAACGCTGTACCCTGGAGGTGTCTTTTGACGATACGGAAGCATTTAATCAAACACTCGCTACAACTATAATTGAAGAATACTACAG AGTATATCCATTTTTATGTCAAGCAGTGAGCAACTTTGTTAAAGATGTGGGAAATTTGCAGAAGGATAAGGAATGTTACGTCAGTTTTACCGAAGTACCTATTAGGCATAAATTAAGAGAATTAAATACATCGCTGTTGGGTACTTTGACTCGTATATCTGGACAGGTCGTACGAACGCATCCTGTTCATCCAGAATTGGTCCTTGGCACATTTATTTGTATGGACTGtaatgcatatattaaaaatgtggaACAGCAATTtaag TTTACAAATCCAACAATCTGCTCTAATCCAGTATGTAGCAATAGACGTCGTTTCCTGTTAGACGTGGATAATTCGGTGTTCGTCGACTTTCAAAAAGTGAGAATTCAAGAAACACAAGCTGAACTTCCTCGAGGCTCTATACCCCGCTCTGTTGAAGTAATTCTGAGATCTGAGATAGTCGAGATGGTACAAGCTGGCGACAG atatgATTTTTCAGGAACTCTTATAGTAGTGCCGGATGTAGGGGCATTAACTTTACCGAGTGCCAAGGCAGAAATTGGAccaagaaatagaaatagtgAACAGAGGGAAGGTGTGTCTGGCCTTAAGGCGCTTGGTGTTAGGGAACTGACGTATAAAATGGCATTTCTCGCCTGCAGCCTTACCAATACGAGCGCAAGG TTTGGAGGAACAGATGCGATGGAAGAAATTTCGCAAGAAGCAATGAAAAAACGAATGACGGAAGCAGAGTGGAATCGTATCTACGAGATGAGTCGCGATAAAAACCTGTACTCAAATATAGTTTCCAGTCTGTTTCCCGCTATACACGGCAACGATGAAATTAAAAAGGGGGTCACGCTGATGTTCTTTGGCGGTGTAGCGAAAACCACGGAGGAGGGCACGTCGCTGAGAGGAGATATCAATGTCTGCATCGTCGGTGATCCCAGTACCGCCAAGTCGCAATTTCTTAAATGTGTAGCCGACCTCTCGCCCAGAGCGGTTTACACGTCTGGAAAGGCGTCAACTGCAGCTGGTTTGACGGCTGCAGTTGTACGAGACGAAGAATCTTCGGACTTTGTCATAGAAGCTGGAGCGTTGATGCTCGCGGATCATGGCATCTGCTGCATTGATGAATTCGATAAGATGGATCCGAAAGATCAGGTCGCGATTCACGAAGCTATGGAACAGCAGACAATTTCAATTACTAAG GCCGGTGTGAGAGCAACTTTAAATGCTCGAACTTCTATACTAGCGGCAGCAAATCCCATCGGTGGACGATATGACAGAAGAAAATCATTACAGCAAAATGTACAATTAACCGCACCTATTATGTCGAGATTTGATTTGTTCTTTGTAGTGCTGGATGAATGTAATGAAATCGTCGATAACGCGATTGCTAAGAGAATCATAGATTTACATTGTGATAACGTGAACGATATTCAAGTCGTGTACCAACAAGATGagattattagatatatgaaTTTTGCTAAACAGTTTAAGCCCATTTTAAGTCAG GAAGCTGCTGAGCTTTTAGTCGAAAATTACACAGCTCTCAGACAAAGAACAGGTAGTGGAAGCGGCAAATGGAGGGTCACTGTGAGGCAGTTAGAGAGCATGATTAGATTGTCCGAAGCATTGGCGAAAATAGAATGCATGGACGAAGTGACAGTAAAGCACGTCAAAGAAGCGAAACGATTGTTACAAAAGAGTATAATTACAGTAGAACAGCCTGATGTAGACCTCGAAGAAGGAGTGAACGACGCAAACTTAGGAATGGACATCGATGACCAGCCACCTCCGCTCATGGCAGCATTTGTTGCTGACGGCAACAATGATGCACCGCCTTCAACAC CGTCTAACGGAACGCCGGACGAAccgtcaaagaaaaaattaactcTATCCTTTGAGGAATATAAGAATCTGTCGAATATGTTAGTGCTTTATATGAGAGGCGAGGAAAGTCGTGTCGAAAGTGaag atgaCAATAAGGGTGGCATGCGGAAATCCGAATTAATTGCGTGGTATCTTGATCAAGTACAAGATCAACTAGATTCAGAAGAAGAGTTATTAGACCGGAAAAACTTTATTGAGAAGATTATCGATAGATTGACGTATCAT gatCAAATTATAATACCTTTAACAACGACTAGCTTGAAAAGCAAAGATAGAGGAgacgaagaagaggaggatCCTTTACTCGTTGTTCATCCCAATTATGTCatggatatataa